The proteins below come from a single Aegilops tauschii subsp. strangulata cultivar AL8/78 chromosome 6, Aet v6.0, whole genome shotgun sequence genomic window:
- the LOC109782412 gene encoding small ribosomal subunit protein uS11x, giving the protein MSKRKTREPKEENVTLGPAVREGEHVFGVAHVFASFNDTFIHVTDLSGRETLVRITGGMKVKADRDESSPYAAMLASQDVATRCKELGITALHIKLRATGGNKTKTPGPGAQSALRALARSGMKIGRIEDVTPVPTDSTRRKGGRRGRRL; this is encoded by the exons ATG TCGAAGAGGAAAACCAGGGAGCCTAAGGAGGAGAATGTTACTCTTGGACCTGCTGTCCGTGAAGGGGAGCATGTCTTCGGAGTTGCTCATGTCTTTGCATCATTCAATGACACATTCATC CACGTCACTGACTTGTCTGGGAGAGAGACCCTTGTTCGTATTACTG GTGGAATGAAGGTCAAGGCTGATCGTGATGAGTCATCACCATATGCAGCTATGCTCGCTTCTCAAGATGTTGCGACGCGTTGCAAG GAACTTGGCATCACTGCTTTGCACATTAAGCTCCGTGCCACTGGaggcaacaagaccaagactccTGGACCTGGTGCTCAATCCGCTCTCAGGGCACTCGCTCGTTCTGGCATGAAAATTGGACGCATTG AGGACGTGACCCCTGTTCCCACTGACAGCACTCGCAGAAAGGGCGGCAGGAGAGGAAGGAGGCTGTAG
- the LOC109782411 gene encoding early nodulin-like protein 18, translating into MSNHRSCGLVLACAALMAAVAGAAQYNVGGDSGWGVPGAGAESYNTWAEKTTFQVGDQLVFVYPKDKDSVLLVAPADYNACNTNTYDKQFTDGNTVFDLDRAGAFFFISGVDANCRANEKLIVMVAAAAKGAPTPSQGSPAATATTPPSSPSGGAPPNSPAAPNAPAGNSTPAKDAPPGAASGAGLTVAGLAGSFVALFGYAMLAF; encoded by the exons ATGTCGAACCATAGATCCTGTGGCCTGGTGCTCGCCTGCGCCGCCCTCATGGCGGCGGTGGCCGGCGCGGCGCAGTACAACGTCGGCGGCGACAGCGGATGGGGCGTGCCCGGCGCCGGCGCCGAGTCCTACAACACCTGGGCCGAGAAGACCACCTTCCAGGTCGGCGACCAGCTCG TGTTCGTGTACCCCAAGGACAAGGACTCGGTGCTGCTGGTGGCGCCGGCCGACTACAACGCCTGCAACACCAACACCTACGACAAGCAGTTCACCGACGGCAACACCGTCTTCGACCTCGACCGCGCCGGcgccttcttcttcatcagcggCGTCGACGCCAACTGCCGCGCCAACGAGAAGCTCATCGTcatggtcgccgccgccgccaagggCGCTCCCACGCCCAGCCAAGGGTCGCCTGCAGCAACAGCAACGACCCCGCCGTCTTCTCCCTCGGGTGGCGCGCCGCCAAACTCCCCAGCAGCCCCAAATGCTCCGGCGGGTAACTCAACGCCGGCCAAGGACGCGCCTCCTGGAGCCGCCAGCGGCGCCGGTCTCACGGTGGCAGGCCTCGCCGGCTCGTTCGTGGCATTGTTTGGATACGCCATGCTTGCTTTCTAG